In a single window of the Hirundo rustica isolate bHirRus1 chromosome 7, bHirRus1.pri.v3, whole genome shotgun sequence genome:
- the CDCA7 gene encoding cell division cycle-associated protein 7 isoform X1, with product MAPPRPQRRGCSARRNFAAFRNTKLIPMETSSSSDDSCDSFGSDNFANTKCKFRSDINQELAKIFHEASDDESFCGFSENEVQDALKLESDSDENDTSAESEVDQRRQKCPVPLKVAMKFPPRRSERRKGGMEPVPETPMPAPDSDSDTEENGAMFLEKRALNIKENKAMLAKLMAELQNVSGIFGGRKSLPAVSHQGPKRLPRRSLPSSLRRNPDRSSRPHTRSRSLIEGPPTLVPEEEEDDRYILVRRRKMSDEYLEHEARTPRRGHRGAVAFPHVVRPVEDITTEELDNICGSARDKVYNRAMGSTCHQCRQKTIDTKTNCRNPDCVGVRGQFCGPCLRNRYGEDVRTALLDPTWRCPPCRGICNCSFCRQRDGRCATGVLVYLAKYHGFDNVHAYLKSLKQELGMED from the exons Atggccccgccgcgcccgcag CGCCGAGGTTGTTCAGCAAGGAGAAACTTCGCAGCCTTTCGAAATACGAAACTGATTCCCATGGAAACATCCTCATCCTCTGATGACAGTTGTGACAGTTTTGGTTCTGATAATTTTGCAAACACA aAATGCAAATTTAGGTCGGATATTAATCAAGAACTGGCAAAAATTTTTCATGAAGCCTCTGATGATGAATCTTTCTGTGGCTTTTCAGAAAATGAGGTTCAAGATGCATTG AAATTGGAATCGGATTCAGATGAGAATGATACAAGTGCTGAAAGTGAGGTAGATCAGAGACGGCAGAAATGCCCTGTTCCTCTGAAAGTAGCCATGAAGTTTCCACCTCGAAGATCAGAGAGAAGGAAGGGTGGGATGGAACCTGTCCCTGAAACACCAATGCCTGCTCCAGATTCAGATTCTGACACTGAAGAAAATGGTGCTATGTTTTTAGAAAAAAGGGCTTTaaacataaaggaaaacaaagcaatg CTTGCAAAACTAATGGCTGAGTTGCAAAATGTTTCTGGTATCTTTGGTGGGAGAAAATCGTTGCCAGCTGTCAGTCAT CAGGGACCAAAGCGACTTCCAAGGCGTTCATTGCCTAGTTCCTTGAGGAGGAACCCAGACCGGAGTTCTCGGCCTCACACAAGGTCCAGGTCCTTGATTGAAGGTCCTCCTACTCTTGTaccagaagaggaagaagatgaCCGGTACATCTTGGTGAGAAGAAGAAAGATGTCTGATGAATATCTGGAG CATGAAGCTCGTACTCCCAGGAGGGGTCACCGTGGTGCCGTGGCTTTTCCACATGTTGTGCGCCCGGTTGAGGACATAACCACAGAAGAGCTGGATAACATTTGTGGATCTGCAAGAGACAAAGTATATAACAGGGCCATG GGATCCACCTGTCATCAGTGTCGCCAAAAAACCATAGACACCAAGACAAATTGTCGTAACCCCGACTGTGTAGGAGTGCGGGGCCAGTTCTGTGGGCCGTGCCTCCGCAACAGATACGGGGAGGATGtcagaacagctctgctggaccCG ACATGGAGGTGCCCCCCATGTCGTGGAATCTGCAACTGTAGCTTCTGCAGACAACGAGATGGTCGATGTGCCACAGGTGTCCTGGTCTATCTGGCCAAGTACCACGGCTTTGACAATGTCCATGCCTACTTAAAAAG TCTGAAACAAGAACTTGGAATGGAAGACTGA
- the CDCA7 gene encoding cell division cycle-associated protein 7 isoform X2, which produces MAPPRPQRRGCSARRNFAAFRNTKLIPMETSSSSDDSCDSFGSDNFANTKCKFRSDINQELAKIFHEASDDESFCGFSENEVQDALKLESDSDENDTSAESEVDQRRQKCPVPLKVAMKFPPRRSERRKGGMEPVPETPMPAPDSDSDTEENGAMFLEKRALNIKENKAMLAKLMAELQNVSGIFGGRKSLPAVSHGPKRLPRRSLPSSLRRNPDRSSRPHTRSRSLIEGPPTLVPEEEEDDRYILVRRRKMSDEYLEHEARTPRRGHRGAVAFPHVVRPVEDITTEELDNICGSARDKVYNRAMGSTCHQCRQKTIDTKTNCRNPDCVGVRGQFCGPCLRNRYGEDVRTALLDPTWRCPPCRGICNCSFCRQRDGRCATGVLVYLAKYHGFDNVHAYLKSLKQELGMED; this is translated from the exons Atggccccgccgcgcccgcag CGCCGAGGTTGTTCAGCAAGGAGAAACTTCGCAGCCTTTCGAAATACGAAACTGATTCCCATGGAAACATCCTCATCCTCTGATGACAGTTGTGACAGTTTTGGTTCTGATAATTTTGCAAACACA aAATGCAAATTTAGGTCGGATATTAATCAAGAACTGGCAAAAATTTTTCATGAAGCCTCTGATGATGAATCTTTCTGTGGCTTTTCAGAAAATGAGGTTCAAGATGCATTG AAATTGGAATCGGATTCAGATGAGAATGATACAAGTGCTGAAAGTGAGGTAGATCAGAGACGGCAGAAATGCCCTGTTCCTCTGAAAGTAGCCATGAAGTTTCCACCTCGAAGATCAGAGAGAAGGAAGGGTGGGATGGAACCTGTCCCTGAAACACCAATGCCTGCTCCAGATTCAGATTCTGACACTGAAGAAAATGGTGCTATGTTTTTAGAAAAAAGGGCTTTaaacataaaggaaaacaaagcaatg CTTGCAAAACTAATGGCTGAGTTGCAAAATGTTTCTGGTATCTTTGGTGGGAGAAAATCGTTGCCAGCTGTCAGTCAT GGACCAAAGCGACTTCCAAGGCGTTCATTGCCTAGTTCCTTGAGGAGGAACCCAGACCGGAGTTCTCGGCCTCACACAAGGTCCAGGTCCTTGATTGAAGGTCCTCCTACTCTTGTaccagaagaggaagaagatgaCCGGTACATCTTGGTGAGAAGAAGAAAGATGTCTGATGAATATCTGGAG CATGAAGCTCGTACTCCCAGGAGGGGTCACCGTGGTGCCGTGGCTTTTCCACATGTTGTGCGCCCGGTTGAGGACATAACCACAGAAGAGCTGGATAACATTTGTGGATCTGCAAGAGACAAAGTATATAACAGGGCCATG GGATCCACCTGTCATCAGTGTCGCCAAAAAACCATAGACACCAAGACAAATTGTCGTAACCCCGACTGTGTAGGAGTGCGGGGCCAGTTCTGTGGGCCGTGCCTCCGCAACAGATACGGGGAGGATGtcagaacagctctgctggaccCG ACATGGAGGTGCCCCCCATGTCGTGGAATCTGCAACTGTAGCTTCTGCAGACAACGAGATGGTCGATGTGCCACAGGTGTCCTGGTCTATCTGGCCAAGTACCACGGCTTTGACAATGTCCATGCCTACTTAAAAAG TCTGAAACAAGAACTTGGAATGGAAGACTGA
- the CDCA7 gene encoding cell division cycle-associated protein 7 isoform X3 yields the protein METSSSSDDSCDSFGSDNFANTKCKFRSDINQELAKIFHEASDDESFCGFSENEVQDALKLESDSDENDTSAESEVDQRRQKCPVPLKVAMKFPPRRSERRKGGMEPVPETPMPAPDSDSDTEENGAMFLEKRALNIKENKAMLAKLMAELQNVSGIFGGRKSLPAVSHQGPKRLPRRSLPSSLRRNPDRSSRPHTRSRSLIEGPPTLVPEEEEDDRYILVRRRKMSDEYLEHEARTPRRGHRGAVAFPHVVRPVEDITTEELDNICGSARDKVYNRAMGSTCHQCRQKTIDTKTNCRNPDCVGVRGQFCGPCLRNRYGEDVRTALLDPTWRCPPCRGICNCSFCRQRDGRCATGVLVYLAKYHGFDNVHAYLKSLKQELGMED from the exons ATGGAAACATCCTCATCCTCTGATGACAGTTGTGACAGTTTTGGTTCTGATAATTTTGCAAACACA aAATGCAAATTTAGGTCGGATATTAATCAAGAACTGGCAAAAATTTTTCATGAAGCCTCTGATGATGAATCTTTCTGTGGCTTTTCAGAAAATGAGGTTCAAGATGCATTG AAATTGGAATCGGATTCAGATGAGAATGATACAAGTGCTGAAAGTGAGGTAGATCAGAGACGGCAGAAATGCCCTGTTCCTCTGAAAGTAGCCATGAAGTTTCCACCTCGAAGATCAGAGAGAAGGAAGGGTGGGATGGAACCTGTCCCTGAAACACCAATGCCTGCTCCAGATTCAGATTCTGACACTGAAGAAAATGGTGCTATGTTTTTAGAAAAAAGGGCTTTaaacataaaggaaaacaaagcaatg CTTGCAAAACTAATGGCTGAGTTGCAAAATGTTTCTGGTATCTTTGGTGGGAGAAAATCGTTGCCAGCTGTCAGTCAT CAGGGACCAAAGCGACTTCCAAGGCGTTCATTGCCTAGTTCCTTGAGGAGGAACCCAGACCGGAGTTCTCGGCCTCACACAAGGTCCAGGTCCTTGATTGAAGGTCCTCCTACTCTTGTaccagaagaggaagaagatgaCCGGTACATCTTGGTGAGAAGAAGAAAGATGTCTGATGAATATCTGGAG CATGAAGCTCGTACTCCCAGGAGGGGTCACCGTGGTGCCGTGGCTTTTCCACATGTTGTGCGCCCGGTTGAGGACATAACCACAGAAGAGCTGGATAACATTTGTGGATCTGCAAGAGACAAAGTATATAACAGGGCCATG GGATCCACCTGTCATCAGTGTCGCCAAAAAACCATAGACACCAAGACAAATTGTCGTAACCCCGACTGTGTAGGAGTGCGGGGCCAGTTCTGTGGGCCGTGCCTCCGCAACAGATACGGGGAGGATGtcagaacagctctgctggaccCG ACATGGAGGTGCCCCCCATGTCGTGGAATCTGCAACTGTAGCTTCTGCAGACAACGAGATGGTCGATGTGCCACAGGTGTCCTGGTCTATCTGGCCAAGTACCACGGCTTTGACAATGTCCATGCCTACTTAAAAAG TCTGAAACAAGAACTTGGAATGGAAGACTGA